ggttcaaatgatcctcctgcctcagactcccaaagtgttggaattacaggtgtgagccaccatgtctgaccccatatttgtattatttcaccacagattccaaattttattttattttattttgtttatttttcttgagacggagtcttgctctgttgcccaggctggagtgcagtggtgcggtcttggctcactgcaacctctgcctcctgggttcaagcgattctcctgcctcagcctcccgagtagctgggattacaggtgcctaccaccacccctggctaattttttgtatttttagtagagacaggttttcaccatgttggccaggctgcttttgaactcctgacctcatgatccgcccgcctcggcctcccaaagtgctgggattacaggtgtgagccaccacgcctgaccccatatttgtattatttcaccacagattccaaattttaaaaggaaggatTTATAGAGCAAACtctctttacaattttttttaaaaccaaagcaAGGCACTATAGTTACAAGTTGGATTTACAGAGTGTCTGCAAATAAATATAGTTATCACTCTTTCTAGTGAAGAAAGTTTATCtatataaaagcaaaatgttaagaattttaaaaacaaatccccACAATGTTCCTCATCTCGTCTAACAAGCTCCTGGAAAAGAAGCCCTTCCTAACTCTTTCTGAATACTGTTAATGTTTATTTCTCTGGGGGTTTGACAAAGTTCACTTTCCTCATTGTCCTACCCTGATATTTCTTATAGTGTTAAACAGATCCACTTAATGGAAAGACACCCGGTTTTTTActtgaaaagagaaaacatactaaaatatattcaaggccaggtgcactggctcattcctgtaatcccaggactttatgagaccgaggcgggcagatcgcttgagctcaggaattcgagaccagcctaggccacatggcaaaaccccatctctgctaaaaatagaaaaattagccgggcatggtggcgtgcacctctggtcccagctacttgggagactgaggagggaggatcacctgagctgagatcatgccactgcactccagcctgggcaacagagtgagaccctatccacccccacaaaaaaatttcatataaatttcatGCCATTGCAAAACAATAAATGGGACAAATGCTTGCTAATGTTCATTTTACCTTTGTTGATTAAAAATCCCAATACCCCCAATAcactgttttacaaatatttttaacattcaaaATCCAAATAGAGATGCTGTTATTATGTTAGCATTATCTTTGTACAGTTGTCCGTTGGTattctcagggagactgattccaagatcctcacaggcaaatGTGGATGCTCAAGCTCCTGATggaaaatggcatagtatttgcatataacctacacacatctaCTCGtgtattttaaatcatctttagattacttataatacctaatacaatgaaaatgctatgtaaatagttgttatattgtattttaaaatgtgtattatttttattgttgtgttaTTATTCTTCAGTGGGTTTACTTTTTGAATGTTTTTGATCCACAGTTCTTGAATCCccagatgtggaacccatggatatggagggctaaCTATATACATCCCATGCACTGAGAAAATAGGAAATggcttaatttttatttgaggTGGAAACCTTTGGCTTCAAGCCTGCCATTCAACACTGATGACATCTCAGTCATGAGCCGCACAGTGGGCTGAGTCCTGGTCACTGCACATCTGCAGCCAGCTGTGCAATCAAGTCTTTGGCATCTTGCATGGTGGAGGGTATCTCTGAGCCATTCTTAGTCAGGTGGGTTCCAAACAAGAACATCTTCCTGTCATTTCCCACTTCAGATAATGCCAAAGCTTCATGGATATCTGTAATGTGATAGGCTGCTTCAAGATCCTTCATCCGGAGTGGAATAAGAATAGGACAAAGTTGGTTATTTTGCAATCCTTTCAGATAAACACATTTATTACTCTTATTTATTGCTCTCAGTGACCACACCATTTTCATATAGAGGCTATTGTGACTCCATTATTATGAGCCCAGAGGTTgtttgaataaaaatgttttcatcagaATTATGCCAGCATTTATGAGTTAtccaaaaaaaagtatattctggAATGAAGCTAAGCCAATATAATACCTTAATTTTCTAAACGGTGCAGTCAAtctgtttctaattttgtttgtttgttgtttgtttaaagacaggatcttgctttgtcgcccaggctggagtgcagtggcgcaatcttgactcaccgcaacctccgcctcccatgttcaagcaattctcctgcctcaccctcccgagtagctgggactacaggtgtgtgccaccatgccccactcatttttaaaaatcttttgtaaaGAGgagcatcttgctatgttgcccaggctggtgtcaaactcctggcctcaagcaatccttccacctaggcctccctaactgctgggattacaggcatgagccactgcacccagactaattttgtttttccattttccttttagtCTTCTAAGATTATTTCAACAggagcaattatttttatttatatttaataacagAAATTTGATTCTATTGTTTTAGGTCTATATGATACTTTACCAATTATAGTTCTTGCCACTGTGAGTTTTCTTTTGTCCTCATTATTTCTACTGAACAAAAAAATCCTCGACCAATTTTGGGGAGtagaggaagacagagaagagaaTGGAGAGGGAACAGATTCAGACAAGGTGCAGTGGGAAAAGGAGGCTCAGAggagagacagggaaagagaTTGGGGAGGCTTGGAAGAGGGAAACCCAcaggaagaggcagagagggGAAGACAGGAAGCCTGTGCTTAGGCCGCATGCCAGGGCCAAAACCTCCTTACGATGGAAATGGCAAGGTCAAAACATACATCTTTAACTCTCATACACCAAGAATTATTTAAGCAAATGACCTGTGACATTCCCT
This DNA window, taken from Pan troglodytes isolate AG18354 chromosome 3, NHGRI_mPanTro3-v2.0_pri, whole genome shotgun sequence, encodes the following:
- the ARL9 gene encoding ADP-ribosylation factor-like protein 9 isoform X3, translating into MQFASTLKTAKWSSWRDLEAAYHITDIHEALALSEVGNDRKMFLFGTHLTKNGSEIPSTMQDAKDLIAQLAADVQ